TTTATAATTCTCTAAATGTCCCCAAAAGAATTACTGTAATTCCAATTATTAAAGATGAAGGGTCAAAAGGAGACCGCGACTTTATTCAATGGGATACAGTTTCATTAATGAGTCTTTTAGATGTCTATGTCATCCTTGCCTATTACAATAATGCTGTCATCCATCCTTCAAGAAAAAACAAAATTACAGATCAAGAGTTCGATAATAACTATGTCAAAAATAAAATTATGGAAATCAGTAATTATCATAGTTCAGCATTGCATTGGAATTTAAAAGAAATAAATGACACTCTTCCATCACTAATTGATATTGTTCAAAAAACATATAATCGCCTTGAGGAAGAATTAAAAGTTTCGTTTCATAATTCGAGAGGTATACAACGCTTTAAAAGTCAATTTCAAAAAGGCGTAGCAGATTTTATGGCTACCTCAAGAAATAAAGCTAAGGAAGCCCAGAATAGAGAAATGCAGACTTTACAACCAAAAGAATTTTTATCAACATCAACAAAAGCAACTATCACAATCGAAAACTATCTTGGAGGCAAATACTACTTTACGACTGATGAAATTTCTATAGTTGACAAGAATTTATTTTTGATTGAAGGCAAACACTCAAGTAATTCAAAATTACCAAGTATAGGCGATATAAAAGATGGTCTTTTGAAAATGGTTTTGTATTGTAATTTAACCGATGTAAAAATAGATGATACTGATTTTACTCCCAAGCCAGTTTTAAAATTAACATCTACAAATATTTCTGAGAAAATATCTTCTCAAAGTTCGACTTCGGAAATAGAAGTATTTAAATCCTCTGCTGGTTTTAATGTGAATAATGTTGAGATTATCGATAGACTTTTCGCAGAAGCAAAGGCAAACAATTTTGAAGTTATTATAGAAGGCGTTTGACATGATTAGAAGTCCACTCAGATATCCTGGCGGTAAAAGTAAAGCTATAGATTCGATTTCGAAATTAATACCAGACTTTAAGGAATTTAGAGAACCTTTTGTTGGAGGTGGTTCTGTTTTCGTTTATTTAAAACAAAAATTCCCTTCGAGAACTTTTTGGATAAACGATATTTACCAAAACCTTTATCATTTTTGGAATGAGTGCAAAGAGAATCCGAACAAACTTATTGAATCAATTCTTGAATTTCGTTCTACTTATCCTGATGGTAAAGAATTGCATAGGTTTTTATTAAACAACATAGAATCATTTGATAACACTAAAAAAGCAGCCGCTTTTTTCATTTTTAATAGAATCACATTTTCGGGCACAACAGAAAGCGGAGGTTTTTCAAATGCTGCTTTTCATAAAAGATTTACTGAATCAAGTATTGAAAGAGTTAAAGCTCTTTCAAAAATTTTGGTGAATACTAAAATTTCTAATCTCGATTATGAAGAAGTAATATTATCTGATGGCAATGATGTATTTATATTTCTTGACCCACCTTATTATTCTGCCACAAAATCCGCTTTATATGGCAAAAATGGTAATCTTCATAAAATGTTTGACCACGAAAGATTTGCGAACGTGATGAAGCAGACCAAACATAAATGGTTGATTACTTATGACGA
This Ignavibacteria bacterium DNA region includes the following protein-coding sequences:
- a CDS encoding DNA adenine methylase; translation: MIRSPLRYPGGKSKAIDSISKLIPDFKEFREPFVGGGSVFVYLKQKFPSRTFWINDIYQNLYHFWNECKENPNKLIESILEFRSTYPDGKELHRFLLNNIESFDNTKKAAAFFIFNRITFSGTTESGGFSNAAFHKRFTESSIERVKALSKILVNTKISNLDYEEVILSDGNDVFIFLDPPYYSATKSALYGKNGNLHKMFDHERFANVMKQTKHKWLITYDDSEYIRDLFSFANIKTWDLTYGMRNVTKDSNQIGKELFISNYSLKENITNQYDIFSYSDSIENIAQQ